agagtaaagctccctctacactgtccccatcaaacactcccaggacaggtacagcacagggttagatagagagtaaagctccctctacactgtccccatcaaacactcccagagcaggtacagcatggggttagatacagaataaatctccctcgaaactgtccccatcaaacactcccaggccaggtacagcacggggttagatacagagtaaagctccctctacactgtccccatcaaacactcccaggacaggtacagcacggggttagatacagagtaaatctccctctaaacagtccccgtcaaacactcaggacaggtacagtacggggttagatacagagtaaatctccctctaaactgtccccgtcaaacactcaggacaggtacagtacggggttagatacagagtaaaactccctctacgctgtccccatcaaacactcccaggccaggtacagcacggggttagatacagagttaagcaccctccacactgttcatatcaagcactcccaggacaggtacagcacggggttagatacagagtaaagctccctctgcactgttcccatcaaatactcccaggacagatgcagcatggggttagatacagaataaaactccctctccactgtcccatcgaatactcccaggacaggtacaacatggggttagatacagagtaaagctccctctacactgtcccatcaagcactcccaggacaggtacagcacggggttagatatagagtaaagctccctctagactgtccccatcaaacactcccaggacaggtacaacacggggttagatacagagtaaagctccctctgcactgatcccatcaaacactcccaggacaggtacagcacggggttagatacagagtaaagctccctctgcactgatcccatcaaactgtcccaggacagatacagggtTGTATAGAGAGTAAAGCTCTACCTCACTACCATCTCTGTTGACTCCTCCAATTTTACTAAATTATCAGGACTGCTAAGCCAACAACCAGTACTCAATAAGCCTAGACTTCCTCCAATGATGgggagactgaagccattgtcaTCCTCACCCTGGTGGCTGTTTTCcgttcacccctgtgctcgctgatctacacTGGGTCCCAATCAAACTTcactgattttaaaattctcatccttgttttcaaatcactcATGGTctcgccctccctatctctgtaatctcctccagccgcacatccctccaagatctctgcgctATTCCAATTTGggcctgattttaatcgctccaccattggtagcCATGTCTTCAGCCTTGGCCTCAAGCTCTGGAGTTCCCTTTCGACAGCTCTCGACGATGTTTCCCTCCTTTAATTCACCCCTTAAACCCTACATCTTTGACCAGGTTTATGGTCACTGGTCCAATATTTCCTTTGGCTTTGGTCACATTGTGTTTGATAATTGGCCCTCTGAAGCGCCTCAGGAAGTGGCTGCATAAACGAAGGTGGTTGATGGTTCTAACCACTCAATTCAGGCAGTGTCATTGCAAAACCTTTATTTGCGCCTACTGCAGTGCATAACCTGTTTGCTTGTTTTTATGTTGAAGGTGCCTTGTTGGACTCACTGGATGGGAGCCCATTGGGCCCAATGACCGAGGAGCCTGAGACTGAAGATGTGGAAGACATGGAGCCCGAATCTCCGGCTGGGGACAGCGCAACACCCCTTCCTCAGCTGCAAGGTCAGAGAGCTTCCGCGGGGTCAAGTGAGAATTGGGATGAAGAACAAAGAAACAGGTTATCTTCCGCTTTCCACGTCCCTTCGGAAGAAACAGCTTCTCGATCCAAGCGCAGCGCAGGACTGGGCAAGACCTGTTGCAAGCAAGGATGCACCAGGAGTGATATCATCAGACTTTGTTAATTGATTGACCTTCCGAGGCAATGTTAGTTTCGGAGCTTGATTCCTGGGATTCCATTGCTGGTTTGTCTCATATCAATATCAAAAGATTTCATTTATTTCAATTTGTTGTGACCTTAGTTGATCCTCGTACAACCCTCGCTTGCCGATATGCACCTCCTTCCAACCAAGAGACTGCCATTCTCTGGAATATAAGGTTTTGCCACCAATACCAGCCTGATTAGCTGTCAGAGTTGTCATTGGCATGGGTTGAACCAGGGTTTTGGGTGCTAAGGTCGCCTTACCCAATGCCACTCACTTCTGGTCAAATGAGCAGCTCAAATTTACCAATCTCCAGATAAAACCATCTCCAACAATTAACGGAACCTACAGCAAAGAAATAGGTCATTCATCCCAAATGAGCTATGCTGGTGTCTGTGTTCCTCACGGGCTTCCCCCACCCGCCTAGTAGTGGCAATGTCACAGGGTTAGTAACCTGAAGTCCCAGTCTAgtgctctggggacgtgggttcaaataccaccatggtagctggtggaatttacatcgaatagaatttacagtgcagaaggaggccattcggcccatcgagtctgcacctgctcttggaaagagcaccctacccaaggtcaacacctccaccctatctccataacccagtaaccccacccaacactaagggcaattttggacactaagggtaatttagcatggccagtccacctaatctgcacatctttggactgtgggaggaaaccggagcacccggaggaaacccacgcacacacggggaggatgtgcagactccgcacagacagtgaccgaagccgggaatcgaacctgggaccctggagctgtgaagcaattgtgctagccacaatgctaccttgctgccctgaaATTTAAATTTAATCAATAAATAATGCAATAAATAAATCAATTAATCATGCAGAGTTGGTCTCAGTAATGCTAAATATCATTGATTGGCTgtgaaaacccgtctggttcactaatgtcctgtagggaaggaaatctgccttccttacccggtctggcctacacgtgactccaggcccacagcaacctgattgactcttaactgccccctccgaAATGTCCTAGCGTTCCACTcagctcaagggtaattagggatgggcaacaagcacTGGCCGAGttgatgatgcccacatcccgtgaaaggatAAAGAGcattgtctccccctcccccatgggaCACTGGGGCCCCTCAGGGAAATGGCCAATAATGGGTGAAAGGAGGTGGGACAGTTGTGGTGACTTTATTCTTTTGGTGAGGACTTATCCAGAATGATAAAGCTTTGTatttgggggggtgggaagggggggggggggggttccaggggtgggggggaggggggcggcggggAAGAGATTAGAATCTCACGGAACCAGAATGAGTACAGTCAACTCACATCGTTCCCAGGAATTCCATTCCCGTGAAACTTTGCGGAGTGAAATCGCGAATGGTGCGCTCGCACACGTGCGCAGATGGTGCATGCGCTGTGCGCGCCTTCGATGCGGGAAAGACATGGGAAAGGTGGCACTTTAACAGCCTAATGGTTGAACATGAGAGTCTAAATTGCGGTGAGCAAAGTTTGGCATATGTACATATTCACGTGGGGAGGGAGGCGAATCCGTGATAGAGGGGGGGTCGCGAATGATGGAGGTTGACTGTGCTGACCAGGTGAAGGTGCGAACTGTTTTACACAAACGCAGCGTACACCAGAGGAACCTGCATGCCTGGACCTGTCTGAAATCAGGTTCAGCCAATACCATCTGGCCTCAGTTCCATCGATGAATGGCTCTCCACCCCACCCATCCAAGCTGCCAGCACAAGATTCAAAACAACTTGCCATTGATCTGGGGCAGATGAAGGTCCCAAGGCACAACAAAGAGGCAAAAAGTAAGAGCGAAATCGGTGTGAAGACAAAGACAGGGAAAGCTTTCGGAGGATTAGACAAAAAAGACCTAGCCAAGGAAGTTGGCTTTAAGTAGAATCTCcaaaagaggagggagagaggtaAGGAGGTGGAGgatttaaggagggagttccagtgtgtgggattagGCCATGGGTGATCAGCCACTGTACGCCTGTAGGCAGGAAACTTACTTCTGTTCGCCTTTATTCAATCTTCCCCCCCTCTATCGCTGAATGGACCAATCTCTCGCTCATACAACACCCCAAACAGGCTCTTCCTCATGACAGTGAATGTCAACAAGCTAGATTTCTGCTCACACCTGCCCTCAGCAGGCAAGAGGACATCCACGATGGGGATCACTGGACAATCCCGCCAGGATGGGAACTGTGGTtggatgtggtattatcaggttttgctgtacctaagaggctgatgaccattggttaaacctaggagtttaacattggctgttgatacgtagctccgccctgacaggcggagtataagaaccggtgccatcccagcagccttcactttctgtaccgaagctgctggggaacagggtctagtcgattaaagccttcagttatgaaatcacttcgtcttgagtgtaattgatcgtgcatcagtatttATAGATTAACAGGCTGACTGTAATGAGGGaaggaaggaggaaggagcagtgctccgaaagctagtgacatcgaaacaaacctgttggactttaacctggtgttgtaagacttcgtactgtaatgaGGGAAGCAGACATTTATAGGTGGCACAGGAACCCTTGAAGTGACAGACCTGGACAGTGCAGAGAAGTGGCTGTTCCTCCTGTCCAGGAGGTCCCCGGAGTTTTTTCTGCCACCTGGTTGCTGGatgggagcagagaattccaaaaCAGGAATCTGCAATCAGAGAATGAGGTCGGgtgcagtgaggagctggttctagATGGCCAGGAGTGATGGGGATAAAGCCTAATATTAAGTTCTCGGACTGACTTATCTGAGCATCTCTCTGGCTTCTATCTGACCTCGCCCCCTCCTCGGCAGGCCCGCCCTGCgtgggtggatgagtgggtgtCGAGAAGGGTTGCACTCCCCTGCTGCCCCTTTGATTTGGGTCTCCGAGTGGTTGGGTCTTGATCTGCACAAGACCCCATTTCCTTGCCTACTCAGGACATGGGctgaacggtagcatagtggttagcactgttgcttcacagcgccatggtcccaggttcgatcctgacttgggtcactgtctgtgcggagtctgcacgttctcccggtgtctgtgtgggcttcctccgggtgctccggtttcctcccacaagtcccgaaagacgtgcttgttaggtgaattggacattctgaattctccctctgtgtacatgaacaggcgccggagtgtggcgactcggggattttcacagtaacttcattgcagtgtaaatgtaagcctacttgtgacaataataaagattgtattATTACACATGGCAAGAAGGCAGTAGGAGCAGGGACAGAGCTGGGAGCAGACgtgactgctctcagctaaacccctTGAACTTACCCCCTGATTCCCAccaggtgagggggcggggggaggaggggggggggggggggtgggggggagttaaaATCGGGCTGCTTCTGTAAACGAATTTTGAATCTCGAACTCTAGGCGCTGCAAGGATtcggttgggtggtgggggaggttttCTGACCAAGTCTTACGAAGGAAGAAACATTTGCTTGGAGACACACTTGCATTTATCCAGTGTCTTATCTCGCGCCGGATGAAGGTGCCAGTGTGCGACACACATAATGAATTGTGCGCTTTATGAGAAAATAAATCTGAAAGAAGTGGGGGACCTTTTCTGCAAGGATAATGTGATGCTTAAGAAATATCTTTCTGCGCTTTAACTGTGCTGAGCTGGTGTTGCAAACACTGAGCAGAAAAAGAATCAAGCTTCAAGTCCTGTAGCCATTTAAAGAtgtttttatttctctttctgctCATACTCTGCTCGCCTCTCTCTTTCGGAATGAATAAATTACGCTGATTCATTTAGGCTATTTACTCTGACGCCATCTGCTTTGATTTGACCAGTTCTTATAATCCAATTTAACCTTTCAATATTTTAGGTGGTGCGTGTTTATAACGTTGTTGGTTTCTCATGCGTTAACTTGTGATATTTTGATTCACCGATTGTTAAGATTGGGAGGGGGTCTGCTCTCTCAAATAGTTCAGCTGATATTGTGTTGAGTTTTATCTTCAGATTTTGAAGAGCAGTTCTTCCTTTTCTGATATTGAAGAAGGAGGTCAGGGGTGAGGGAACTGGTTTCTGCTTCTAAATTATTTTCTGTTGGGCTTCCATGGATGGAGACCCATCAGATTCCACAGGAATGACACTCCCTTTCCCATACAGACTGAGAACCCCCCAAATTGCTTTgaacctcatagaatccctacagtgcagaatgaggccttttgggccattgagtctgcaccgatcctccgaaagagcaccctatattggcccactccccgtaaccccaccaaacctgcacatctttggacactatggggcaatttagcatggccagtccacctaacacctgcacatctttggacagtggggggaaaccggagcacccggaggaaacccacgcagacacggggagaacgtgcaaactccgcacagtcacccgaggccggagtcgaacccgggtccctggcgctgtgaggcagcagtgctaaccactgtgccgccagaaAAATTCACGAGCAACTGTGGTGAGACATGTCCCCTGCCGCAAGAGGTTTTGCCTAGCCCCTGATGTACCAGACCAATGAAAAATCCACTACTCTGCCATCTCATGGTTTGATCCCATTCCTCCTTCTTAACTCCTTTCCACCTTAGCCAGGACACAATTCCCATTCCTTCTCCACATTTTACTATCTGCCTTGTGCCTCTCCACAAGCCAAACCCTTGCTCCCTTGCAAAAAGTGAAATGGATTCAGTATTGTGCCCCTCAAGGTACCCAATCCCTGTGAACTTCGCCGTTCAAGGGACCAGAACCTGATCTTCCTCGAAATGTGCCCAAAATTGCCGAGACCGTGCCCAAAACATGGGCTCCGAGCCACTGACTGTCCCCACAGAGAGCTTTATGTTTGAGGGAGAGATCAGACTCCAGGCTCTGTAATGTATTTATATCAtgtttataatttttttttaaatggcaatttGCATTTGAAAATCTTCTTTTTTGTATTTATGAATGATTTTTCAATTGGGTGATTTGTTTTTTTTCAATAAAATCAAAATGGAATGAGCAAATATTAATCGCAAGAGCTTGTGTTATTATTTTGGGCGGATTTTCCACTCACGCTGTGAAGTGTTTTGGAAACACGCTCCAAAACAATTGTTTTCTTATTTCAAAATTTAAAGATGTTTTAACTCAGTGGACTTGGTTGACTGAGGGCCCCAGGTAAAGAATAGCAAAGTGTCAATTTTGACTGGTAATATTGAGTGTTCCTCTAGTTTCCACATCATGAGGAACCATAAAccaacagggagtgagagagaaaaagggaagagagtggaggtgctggggtggcgggggggcggggggggggggggagtgtatgggagggaaagatggtggagagagatggagagcgagagggGATCTTGAGAGGAGAGAAACTGGGTGAGAGGACAAAGCGAGAGGAAGGTGggagaggagatagagagagagagcgggcgagggaaagGGAGATGAAAGGGacggagcgagaggagagacagagacagagagagagaaggcaaggagggtgagagatgagaaaggggacagatggagagagagctgAACGAGGGGGAAGGAAAAAAAAGGTGCAAGGAAGGggctggggaagagaggagaggggagggagagaaagagagtgtgtgatagagaagagagcaggaacagagagagagaatgagggaaagtCAGAGGAGATGATGGAGGGGGACAAAGGAGAGAGTGGAGAAGGCAAAAACAGAGGGCcaaattctccgattttgaggctatgtctggaggatccgGGGCATTTTACCTGGGAAAAATCGATGCCAGCCCCTCTCCGAAAACGGCCGGCCTCCACGAAATATGCGGCCGGAGAATtgacgggtccgtggccgtgcatgcgcacggcgatgacctgcagcggtcgtgccgtacaacatggcgtcggccctGCGCGGAGCCGACCTGCCAGATAGCCCCCCCCTGGACagcccctggccaacccccaccggtccccccagccctcgccgaagcccccctggccGGCAGCAtggctcacccccctccccccctcgcacaactgtggcggcgctggacacagtccgcagacgcCAAATCGGGCTGCCGCACGGCTTGGACCACATGActcccgcgcggtcgggaactcggcctatcgggagAGGGCATTCAGGTGGGATGTCCTGAGGCCGTGTCAATGGCGTGCGCCGCGCTcctcgatgatgccatttcggaaggGGCAGAGCACGCGCATGTTGCGTAAAACAGGCGCAgccaaaaatggattctccgcccgatctgtgattacgaaatcggcatcgggaaatgggagaatcccgcccaggaagtgTAAAGGATCTCTCTAACCTTGGGCAGGATCCTCCTGTCACCCAGCCCCCGGGGGAAACCACCCCATGCTACTGGAAAACCCACGGGCTGGgacgcgctgccagcgggaaaagtgaatctcgggcagcacggtggcgcagtgggttagccctgctgcctcacggcgccgaggccccaggttcgatcccggctctgggtcactgtctgtgtggagtttgcacattgtccatgtgtttgcgtgggtttcaccccacaacccaaagatgtgcagggtaggtggattggccacgctaaattgccccttaattggaaaaatgtaattgggtacactaaatttatattttaaaagtgAATCTCAACGACCAGGAGAAATCCAACCCTTATTTCACTTGATAACTATTCTTGATCTGAACACCCCacaggcagtgctgtgagagatcaACTTGTATTGAATTAAACATCTCACACAGAGCGTCTGCCTCAAACCTCACTTTATGAATCACAAGTTTTTGTTATTCTCATCTTGTGTCCGTTGTGCCATTGCTGTATCAATATTCCCATTTATTTTCTAGGTTTAAGTTACCAAGGTAATTGCAGTCTCTGCACACTAGATGGCAGAGTGGAGCTCATTTTTAAATTCTCTCTCCCTGCCTCAGTGTTACATTCCTTCCTGAGatgaatatactttattcaaaaaataTCTGAAGAAACATGACAAACATTTCAAAACGTGCAATAATATTCAAGTTTTCTACaaacatcatgggcgcgattcaactaaaagggaacaaattcccatagcgagtgcgtttagctgcgtgttttccaatgctcgcagcgccaagaaacacatggcgatAAAACGCCACTCGCATTAAATAAGGGACCACAGTGGGGAACGCGTGGCTGAGGCCACACATAATTTCTACACCTCGCACctcgcagtgtagcgagagattggggcgccatttttaaatgacgtcccgtTCTCCAAAGCCCCCAGTCTCCCTAAGCCCCAATATACTATGGGAGAGTCCCCCCCCATACCCTCGCAACGCCCATGCAATTACACTCAATCGCAcccgtggcaccagcagtgccaatgtacctccctgcccaaagggcatgcacctgggcaaTTCCAATCctttgggagacccccacgagtggcgTTCCGGCTGTTCCCCATTTGCGGGGacgagtgctgaacggcgctcacccaagCTCCCcgtggcgaaggggatgaatcccaaagcctcaggtcccCCAGGaaattgcatattagagtgagacaaaccgccttgctctaatatgcaaatttaccaaaatgtgatcccacccacaatgggccagATTTACATCGTAACGTCTtgtgagatcacgttagatcttgtgaggctttgcgagccgggtagataccgggaccggggtctcctggcttttatcggcctcgctgcgagctgcttttcgggtgcccCCTGttccactctgaggtgcttcaatatgaTCAAggtaacattacaaacatttcaaaatggtcattgcaaATGGTGTTAAGGTACTTAAGTTGTCTCCATTGATCAAGTTGCACCTTGAGGTGTTGCAATACAATTGTGATATATGTAATAGTCACCGTATACattcaatgtgggtcatacagcccAAGGGTTCTAAACAATTCCACTCCCCTCAATTCACTGTGGTTGGAAGATCTCTGACAGTGACCTTCCCCCATTGCGCCTCTGTAGCGGCTGTTCCAAGCTTTAATgcatccctcagcacatagtcctgggctttggaatgtgccagtctgcaacactcggtcaggGAAAACTCTttacctaattgccctcgagaaagtggtggtgagctgccttcttgtggtgtaggtacacccacagtgctgttcgggagggagttccaggattttgacccagtgacagtgaaggaaaggcaatttatttccaagtcaggatggtgagtgacttggaggggaacctccaggtggtggtgttcgaagtatttgctgcccttgtcctagatggtagaggtcttgggtttggaaggtgctgctgaaggagccttggtaagttgctgcaatgcattttataggtggtgcacacggctgctactgtgcttcagtgatggagggagtgattgttgaaGGCGGTGGATGGGATGcttatcaagtgggttgctttgtcctggatggtgccaagcttcttgagtgctgttggatttgcacttatccaggcaagtggggattatttcatcacactcctgacttgtgccttgtggatggtggacatgctttggggagtcaggaggtgagttactcgtctttCACTTGCTTTGTGTTTCTGGATGCAATATTAAACTCTATTTTCATCAACTGTGCACAGCTCTATTCTCCACATCATTAAATGGATATAGGGGAATTGGAGAAGGTGCAAAGAGGGTTAACAAGTGCGGTAACTGAACGGAGACGTTAGAACTGTCAGGAAAGACTGAACAACCACATCTCAGTTCTCTGGAatagagaagactgagaggtgtcCTGATTGTGGTCTTTCAGAGGTTTGATAGGATCAATGTAGAGGAAATGTTTCCATTTGGAGGAGCCGAATAGAACTCAGGATCATACGTATAAGGTTGTTCTGAAAAAAACTCTACAAGTAACACAGGAGACGCTCTTTTTTtacctaagggcgggattctccggccgcgtccgcCCGGCGAGCCGAGGATCCCGCCTGGGGTCAATGGACCTCTCCATTGTCCGCCTCccacccgtggcgttcttgcggc
This region of Scyliorhinus torazame isolate Kashiwa2021f chromosome 18, sScyTor2.1, whole genome shotgun sequence genomic DNA includes:
- the insl3 gene encoding insulin-like 3 (Leydig cell), whose translation is MKTLSCLSAGGLAIVAITGAVLLRGVSSQPAESVIKLCGRDFVRAVFVSCGGSRWKRYSPEENDQRGSLYRALLDSLDGSPLGPMTEEPETEDVEDMEPESPAGDSATPLPQLQGQRASAGSSENWDEEQRNRLSSAFHVPSEETASRSKRSAGLGKTCCKQGCTRSDIIRLC